The Chitinophaga caeni genome segment CCGGAAAATGTATCTACATCTGCCGGGAATGTGACGTGGGGTTTCAAATCCTGGTAGAAAGGCTCATAGATAACGGGGGTGATCTCCTGCTTCCTCAATTCGTCTAACAGTAACTTGATATCATCTATATCTTCCTTGTTAAATCCTCTACTATAAAGGGCTATTTGCATAATTAAGTTTAGTTCCTGGGCTTTGAAATAAAGATGCTAAATATATAACCTGGGAAAGCGATCTCCCGGCTCACAAACACCTTACATGTCAATCTTAGTGTGCAAAAATAAACCATTTTGACCTAATTGGTTAAAGCTATACTCGATCCTTAAACAAGCATCATAAAATGAAACGATATCTAAGCCGAATCCGCCGGTATATAAAAAGCGCTCATCCAGGAAACTATCGCCGGGAAATTTACTGTAAACATAACCGGCATCCGCATAGGTCTTGGCAAATATCCTGAATGGCACCGCGCTGAATTTCTTGGGAACCAGCGGCAGGCGGATCTTGAAGTTGAATAATTCGTAACGTAAAGTTGATTTAGCGATGGCTAACGTTGTTCCATCGACCACGTAATATTCCAATCCCCGTAGATAATCTTCCAAATACCCCATGCCTTTCTGCGCGATATAAGGCTGATCTGCTCCATATTTTGCTTCGAAGCGGGCGCCGGCAGCCGCGTAAAATTTCTTATCCAATTCCCAGTAACGCGTTCCTTTCAAGCGGATCTTGAAATAATTTAATCCCGAAACGCCCAATAACCCGGCTTTCGTTAATTCCGCCCTGAAAGCAGTCCCCTTTAGAGGATAAACCCAACTATCAGCATCGATATAATTGAATCGGTAAGCAAGTTCCAGGTATTTAACTTCCGTGCGGCCATCGCCCAAGTAACTAGGGCTAACTTTGGCCACGGAATCGCTAACATATTCGTAATTATAATTTAATGAAATACGGTGCTGGGACCGGATCGCGGGGCGGTATGTGTATTGCAAACCAACCAACCATTGTTTACGGAGGAAATCATCTTGTTTAAAGAAATGTTGCTTGTTAAGTATGGTAGTATCATTTACTTCGCGGTTACGGCTGTAAGACACGACGAAACCGAGACCATGTTGAAGGTTCTTATCTATGTATGGTAAAACGTAAGACAATATAACTTTTTGCGTATACCCTACCTGTAGCTCCAGGCCCAATTCATCATTGCGGCCTGTTAAATTGTCTTGAAAGCCCTTGATTCCCAGGTTCACCCTATTGAGGCTGGCTTTTTGTTCTACCCACCACTGGTTAAAGTTCCTGTCTGCCAATTTGAAGATCGGGAAGGCGATGGTATACCAACGTTCCCAAACATCGATCACGATATCGGCATAATTGTTATCCCAATTTTTTACATTCAAGCTAACATTTAAAAACAGCGAAGTATTGAGCAGGCGTTTTTTGCTGATTTCGAGGGTTGCCGCTAAATCCTTGTAATAAATAGTATCGTTGGCGCGGAAGTCGAGTTCCCGCATTATAATCGAGCTACGGGTTTTCTTATTACCATTGATCCTGACTTTCTTGATAATAAAATAACTACTGGGAACAACGATTTTGTTTCCGGTAGTACCTGGAATAACTGTTGCAACGGCAGCTTCCGTAGTAATACAGCTAAACAATAACAGTAAAAAAAGGCTGATGATACGGTTCAAAGTAATAGATAGTGCTAAAATCGGCTAAAAATAGGCAAAAATAAGCATTCACAAAGCCCTTTATCCTTTTTCAACTACATGGAAATATAGTTCATGAGCAGGTCATAATTCTTACGCAGCACATCTTCCCCGGTTTCTTCGACGAAAAGATGCTTTATGATATAATTGAAACGTTCGAAAGTTGCTACTAATGATTGTAGTTCGAGCCTATTTGTTTTAAGGGTCACATCCAACTTGCCGGTAGCCGGGTTAGAGAAGGTATTCACGCTCAGCAAGGTTACATCGTTAGACTCTGCAATCCTGGCAATCTCGCTGAGGCTGTAATCCCTCGGTTCAATTTCAAGGACCAAGATACCCCCCGCCTCGTTCACTGCATTTAATTGCGCCATGGTGGCGATCATGTTTTCGCGGGTAATTACCCCGGTATATTCTTGCTCTTTATTGATAACCGGTAATAAGCATAGTTTAAATTCGTAGAATAACTTGAGCGCATCGAAGATATGTGCTTGCTCATTTACTGCCGGTTTAAAAGCATTGAGAGGAATATTCTCGAAGAGTATTTCCGGGTTATCCCAATCGAGGATATCATCTTCTTCCAACAGGGCAACGTATTTGCCATCCATAACATAAGGCAATTGGGAGAGGTGGAATTCATTCATCAAACCCAGTGCTTGTGCTCCGGAATCCGTAGGGTGTATAACCGGTATTAATGCTGATATAAGTTCCTTTGCCACCATAAGCCATGATTCTTTTACAATATTAACAAAGAATATTCCAACTAGCCCATCCTATAGTAAAAATAATCAATTATTAATGGATTTGGTTCGATCTGCATGCAACTTTCCCCGGTAAATTAAAGAAATACTTGCGGGCAGGATGCAGTAAAGCCGCCAAACATTAAATGCTGGCGGCTTTACAGGTAAATATTTTTATTTTGAAAACCTATTGTTTTTCAGCTAACTTATCAAGGAAGCCGTGTAAAATCTTGTTAAACTCTACGGGAACTTCCATCATGGCAGCATGGCCGCATTTATCGATAAAATGTAGTTCAGAATTTGGAATCAATTTTTTAAACTCTTCTCCAACCATCGGCGGGGTAATCGTATCATTCAACCCCCAGATAAGACAGGTAGGGGCTTGGATATCTCTCAATTCTTCACCCAGGTTATGACGGATTGCAGATTTAGCCAAGGCAATAATCTTAATTACCTTTAAGCGGTTACTGGTGATTTCAAACACGTCATCTACCAATTCTTTCGTAGCGATGGCAGGATCATAGAAAGTAAGTTCCGTTTTCTTGCGGATGTATTCATAATCGCCGCGTTTAGGATATGTTTCCCCCATCCCGTTTTCAAATAAACCGGAGCTACCCGTTAAAATCAATGACTTCACATTTTCGGGGTGTTTCAAGATATACAGTAATGCTACGTGGCCGCCCAGGGAGTTACCCAGCAAGTGCACATGGTGATAACCGCGGCTCTCTAAAAATTTGTGAACGTATTTTGCCAATCCGCTCACGGTTGTTTCCAGGATATTTAAATCAAACAGAGGCAATATAGGAACAACAACCCTATTATATTGCTTAAAATAGTCAATCAGATCCTTGAAATTACTCAAGGCTCCGAACAAGCCATGCAATAATACCAGCGGTTCTCCCTCTCCTTCTTCGATAAATTTAAACTTGCCCTGTGTTTTAATTTCGTAATCCATTGCCTATGCTTAAAAGTCAATTTTGCGCTAAAATAATTCTTTTTATGTATTCAAATAATCTTTGAATAGAATGTATCAGGATGGAATTTTGTGGGCCAATTGCTCAAAAAATTCTTGAATGGCATCAAACATATCCCTAAATATAGGTAACACCTTTCCTAAACTATTGATTACAAATGGACCAATGGGTTCTATATAAGGATATACCACCGATTGCAATTTAGTATCCGGGGACAACCAATACAACTGGTTTGCCCACCATAAAAGTACGCTGAAAACGATCGTATATAGGGCGCCGTAAAGCAGTATTCCACCGAGTTTATTAACCCAACCCATTAATCCAAGTTCCACGACCCGTTCCAGGAGAGTAGCGCCTATCCTGATGATGATCGCAATAGCGATGAAAATGACCAAGAAGGCTACAATTGGCCACCAGCGGGAAGGCATCCCGGATTGGGCTTGCAGGTATGTGGCAACCGCTGCACCCAGCTTCATCGCGGCAGCAATACCTAGTATAATTGCCAAAAAAGAAAATATGGCCACGATCAATCCCCGGGAATACCCCTTGTAAATGGCAAATGCCATGATGACCGCAAATATGATGTCGATACCCATTTTCGAAATGCTTGGTCGCCCGGTAAACCGGGGCCAATTATTTAGCTAAAAGCTCTTTCACGATCGTAGAGATCATCTTACCATCTGCTTTACCGGCCAGCTCTTTGGTGGCAACGCCCATCACTTTACCCATATCGGCAGGGGAGCTGGCGCCAGTTTTACCAATTATACCGGTAATGATGCCGCGTAACTCTTGTTCATCCAACTGTTTCGGTAAGAATTTCTCGATCACATCCAACTCTTCCTGTTCCTTCTTTGCGAGATCCTCCCTGTTTTGTTGTTGGAAAATTTCCAGGGAATCTTTCCTTTGCTTTGCCAGTTTCTGCAATAATTTGATCTCGTCTGCTTCATTCAATTCGCCATTTGCACCATCGGCAGTTTTTGCCAGTAGCAAGGCGGCTTTAATAGCTCTCAAAGCTCTCAATTCCGCTTCCTGCTTGCCCAGCATGGCTGTTTTAATTGCGCCGTTTATCGTTGTTTCTAATGACATTGGATTAAATTTACTATCTTAAAATACTGAAAATGTAATAATTAAAGAATAAATAATTCATTAATTATTGTTGACCTTGCGTTTCGTTCTTAAGTTTCTCCTGGAATTTTTGATAAAAATCCTTGGCGAACTTGCGCATATCTTCTGCCATATCATGGTAAGGAGTAGCCCTGTTGTAGGTGTCGGCCATCGTCATCATGGTTTGATAGAAAAAGTCAGCCATTTCATCTACCATCATAGCTTTCGTCCACAGGTCAATCCTGAGGGCGGTTTTATCGGCGCCGTCCCAGAAAGCGAGCATCATAGCCTTGGCTTTGTTCATTCTTTCCCCGGCACCTTCAGCGCTCCATTCCAATTGCTCAGGCACCCGTTGATCATCCAAGGTTACCTTTATCTCGATGTTTGAAGTTTTTCCCATTATTTCAATTTTGAAAGGCAAAAATAAGATTTTGTTACAGGCTTTGCTAATCCTAGCCTTCTTGCAAGGTTTCCAGGATGTTATTGGCAGCATCTCGCCAGGAAGGGAAATTATTCCCGGTAGGCAACTGTTGTAATATTTTTGCCCTGAGGTGTTCATCTTTATATATGGCGCCTATTTTTTCCGCTAAATCGTTGATGTCGCCCGGTACAACACGCAATGCGCCATTCTTCCCGATTTCCGCGGCAGCCGATCCATTTGTAACGACCAATGGAACCTCCGTAGCGGCGGCAATATAAACCGGCAAGGCCATGCCGTCATTTCCCGCGACGTGAACCATGGCATAAGCGCCTGCAATAATTTTTGAAAGCTCTGCTGCCGTCACATCTTGGAGGCACTTCACTTCATCCCGGAAACGGTATGTTTTAAGTGATTCCATTATCTCGGCGCCGGCGGCACTAACACTACCCACGATCACTAGCTTCATACTACTGCGCATCCGCTTCTTGAAAGCTGAGAACGCCTTCAACAAGGGGATAATATTATTTTTAGGATGGATACTACTTACTACTACAAAATATTCTGCGGCATTGGCATATTTCTGTTTCAGCGCCTGTCTCTCATCCCAATCCAGCGGCGCCAACCCGGCAGGTACGCCCGGCGCAACCACCGTAACTTTACCTTCCATTGCTGGAAAGGCTTGCAACACCTGCTGTTTCATGTATCCCGAGAAAACAATGATCCCTTCATATAATGGCAAATGCTTCTTCGCCTTTTCAGATTGTAGGATACCTGGGAAGTACATCAATGCCAGGTAAGCTTTGCGGCCCGCCTTGATAGGGTAGATAAAATCGATACAAAATAATATGTCCGGCTGGTATTGCTTCATTGCATTGGGCCAATGTAGCGATTGCTGTAGCAGCCTACCTAATCCGCTGCCGGTGTTTCCTTTCACCAAGCTTTGCCGCAGGTTCGAAGGCATCGGGGCAGCAAATTGAAAGCTGGCATCCGTAAGGATATTCCAATCATTTGCGGGATTTTGGCCGGCTAATGATTGCAATAATAATGTACTAGCTAAACCGGTATCGGCAATATGATCTTCAGCAATATGAGGAGCTATAACGGCGATTCGCATCTTTCTCTAATTCTTATTCCATTTTGGAAAAACGACACAAACCTACGTTAAAATGGCTAAATCAAGCTATTTTTCGAAGCTTTATTGTACTTTATTCCAGGTTCCGAATTGTAAGGTAACCGTGTTACCGGGCTTTGAAACCGAGGTCACTTTTACCGTAACCTGTACCAGCTTTAAACTAGTAAGATCTTTGAGGGTAAACGAAGTGCTCTTTTCAGAAGTTGTTATCGGCCCATCCTGCGGAATCATGGTGTTCTGCGGTGTTTCCATAGCCGTAACTTCAATCGTTACACCCCCGGGGGGCATTTCGGAGGTAATGTTAATCGTAATATTATGGGTCGTTCCCTGCGTGGCGTTCATATCACTATCCACGATGACCCCGTCGATCGTAACGGCAAGATCTTTTTCTACGGGTTTGGGCTTAGCTTTATCTTTCTTGCTACAAAAACTGCAAGACAAGCCAATAAATAGGCAGGCAAAAATGGTTTTCAAATATGGTTGTATGGACATAATTGGCAATTGATATACTAAAATTACTAATTTTTAATATTTATACTATGACAATTTCATCCTTGCTTATAATTTCCCTTTAACATCCAGGGCATCCCTCAAGCCATTACCCAGGAGGTTAAAGGCAAGCACTAATATCATGATTGCGAAACCCGGCGCTAGGGCCAACATAGGGTTATGGGTGATGATAAAATTGTAATTCTCCTTGATCATTAGCCCCCAGGAAGGTTGGGGAGGTTGTACCCCGACTCCCAGGAAACTTAACCCGGCCTCTACTACTATAGCCGTTGCAAAATTACTTGCTGCAACAACCATTACAGGGCCCAGTATATTCGGTAATATATGTTTCAGAATAATCCTTGAATGACTATACCCGAATGCCCTTGTAGCTTCTACAAATTGTAACTCGCGGATAGAAAGCACTTGTCCCCTGATAATCCTCGCTACGCTTACCCACATCGTTAACCCGACGGCAATAAATACTTGCCAAAAACCTTTACCCAATGAAAGCGTGATCGCGAATACCAACAAAAGCGTCGGCAAGGCCCAAATAACATTTATAAACCACATTACCAGGTCATCCAACCAGCCACGCACATAACCGGCGATAGCGCCTAAAAAAACGCCGATCGACAGCGATATCAATACGGCAATGCAGCCGACGCCCAAGCTAACCCTTGTTCCCAATAAAAGCCGGCTCAATATATCGCGGCCAAACTTATCGGAACCTAGCCAATAGGTAAAATGATGTATCTTTTTCAATACCTGCTGACGCAAGGCCAGGCTATCGGTCACCTTGGTATATTGCCTTCCGTAAAGTACCCGTGTCAATGGATATGCTTGCGTTGCGGATAAACTTTCATCTACATATTTTTCGACGATGATCGAATCATTTTGGAAACGGTATGATTTTACCGGTATCCAAATGTCCGGCGACTCCTGGCCAAACAGTAACCGCTGTAAAAAACCGGCCTCTTCAATATCCCTTTCTTTTTTTAAGGCCAGCATATCGATGGAAAAACCGGGCTTCTGACCGCTAACTTCCAATACCATCCGGTTGGCCGCCGGTGTACCATCCGGCGCAATAAAATAAGCAAATATGCCGATGATGAAGCTTAGCCCGATAACGAATAAGCCGACGAGGGCAGCTTTGTTCTTCCTTAGCCTTCTCCAAGCCAACAGGGTCGATGATATATTTTCAGAAGTCGAGGACATCAATTATAAATACTTAAAAGTAACAAGTTATAAAAATAGGATGGCATTTTCGTCCTATTCAATAACTGGCGTTAAATCCCGGTAAAAAATAAAAATGCAAATAATTATAAAGGGGTTGAAATATTGATGTAAATTTAAATACAATACATAATACCCTATTACCTATTGCCTAGCTGACAGCATGCTGCCAAACCCTTGCAGTGATTGAGTTTCAGGTGAATGAATGCATAGTAACACATATTTTTTATCTGTTTAATTTGTCGTAATTTCTAGTAAAGACACACGCTATCCAACGAAGACTAAGAGACACGTCAACTTAAACCACTTTAGACCGAATCGTTAACCAAAAACTATCATACTATGTCAATGTCAACAATCCAATTGCCGGAAATCTATTGCCCATTCCCGAGCAAAATCAGTCAATTTGCCCAACAAGCAGAATTACACACGGCAGAATGGGTCAAGCATTTCGGTCTTGTTAATTCTGAAAAAGCTTGGAAGAAGTTCCACCGTGCCCGGTTCGCCGCTCTTTCAGCAAGGGCTTTCCCTACTGCCGATCCCTATGAACTGTTCATCGCCGCCGACTTTAACACCTGGCTTTTTATGCTGGACGATCAAAACGATGAAATGAAGTTCGGCAAGGTTGATTTCCTGGATATGATCATCCAGATTGTCACCAATATTTTGAAAGGTAAAACGATGGTAGTACCGCCGGATGGGGAAGGCTTAGCTGCCAGCTTTAGCGACCTCGTTTCCCGCATGAAAAAAATCAGTACACCGGATTGGGATGTACGTTTTAACCAAAGCATGATCGATTACCTGGAGGCTTGTAGTTGGGAAGCAGAAAACAGGGTACAGCATATGGTTCCAAGCGTAAAAGATTATGTTGAAAAAAGACCTTACACCGGCGCATTATATGCCGACATCGAATTGATCGAAGTGCTGGAAAAAATTTACTTGCCCGATGAAGTCCGTTTACATCCCGATGTGCAACAGTTAGCGCTCAGTTGCAATAACGTGGTATGCTGGGCTAATGATTTATTCTCTTTGGCAAAAGAGTTGAAACATCATGACGTTCACAACCTGGTCATAGCATTACAACATGAACATCAATCCAGCTTGGATGAAGCAATTGCTAAAGCCGCGGTGATGCACGATGCAGAAGTACAAAAATTTATCAACACCAGTTTGCATTTGCCCAACTTCGGACCAGCCTTAAATATAGAGTTGGAAAGATATATCGACATACTACGTTCATGGATGCGGGCCAACCTAGATTGGAGTTTTAGCGACACTGCACGCTATGCTATGAACATCAAGGAAACGGCCAATGGCAAATGGGCACTTTCCCATGTTGAGGAATAAGGATTTTCCAGGTAGCAAGTAAAGGATTTGTTCTTATGTATCCCGGGGTTGCAGCGCTTTGTATAAATGAAGCGCTGCAACTTCATTTTTCCTATTATTGCACGGTGCGGCCCTTCCATTCATAACTTCCGAACTTACCGAGCCATCCCGCGGAGATAACATACAAGATGTGGAACGGTTGCCCTGCAATAAACCACTTCAACAAATGTTCTTGTGAAAAGAAACTCGCGATAGGGTATAAAAAGAATAATTCAACGATGATCTTCAGGATCATTAAACCCAGTAACCATGACCATAGCAATGGCTGAAAGATGGCGGCAATAAACAAGATCAACAGGCTCAAATTCCAAAAATACACCAGCGCCAAAACCCTGGTAATACGTTTATCCTCATATTTATCAGCCTTAGAAGACCACCTGATCCTTTGATTCATAAAGCCTTTCACAGTATCTACCGGCAAGGTACGTACGATAGCGTCCTTATTTTTTAAATACAATACCCCCTTCGGGTAAGCATTATAAATTTTATACATCAACAACATATCATCACCCGAAGCGATCATATCAATCCCTTTGAAGCCGCCAACCTCTTCGAAAGCTTCCCTCTCATAAGCCAAGTTAGCGCCATTGCACATCGTACCGCTTTGTAAGTAAGCCATGGCGCCCGTAATGCCCTGCATCGTTGTAAAATCTAACGATTGCAAGCATTTAAAGAAATTATCCTCCCCGTAAAAGCAAACGGGGGCGGCAATAAATTTGGGCTGGGCTTCTTCATAATAAGCAACGATCGTTTCCAGCCAACGTTCTCCCATAATGCAATCTGCATCCGTTGTAACGATCAAGGTACTCTTCGAAGTTTGCACGGCAAGATCGATAGCCTTCTTTTTATAGGCATTCAGCCTTTCATCCGGATTCAGTCGATCCGAAAGCTTGATCAAACGCTTATTTGGCATCGGGTGAAGATCCACTAAACCGGCAGTATTATCCGTCGAAAAATCATCTACAACCACCACTTCGAATAAGCTAGCCGGGTATGTTTGCGACTGTAAGGCATCCAGCAGTGCCGGGATGTTGGCCGCTTCATCCCTCGCGGGAATTATGATGCTAACGGTAGTATTATAATTGTTTTGCCGGGGATGAAATTCCGGTAATTTCACCCAACCGTATCGATAGGTAAGAATTAATACGACATACAAAAATGCCAAACCCAACGTAATAATCAGCAACACGTTCATGCAGGAATGTTTATAAATATTGCTTTAAGATAATACCCAGCTCATGATCCACCAACTGGTGCCCTTTATCTAAGACAATCACCTGGCAAGGAAAACTCCCATCAGCAAATTTTCTGCCAAGAATAGGAGGTATTACCCGGTCGTATTTACCAAAAAACAGGAATGTTTGAATATGATGGCTAGCCAGCAAGCGTTTACATCTCTTTTTTCGCGGCATCATATGCCTAAGAATCGTCCATACTTTATAGACTTGTTCCCGCTTTTGCAGATCATTCATATTTAATAAAACAAATTTATAGACACTTTCGTTGAGCAGTTTCCATTTCCGCAACCGTGTAAGAAGCCGGAAGAAAAAAGCGGGGTGATAAGTATTGTATTTAAACACTTTATTTCCCAGCTTGGTTTGGGTAGCGATCATATGCCAGGGGTTATTCTTGAGGCCATCGGCAGCAGCAAGGAAGAGTTGGTCGATTTGATCTGCCATCAATTCTACGACGCAAAGAGATATTCTCCCGCCCATGCTATATCCGAAAAGTGAAAATTTTTCAAATCGAAACCTGGTTAACAATTGCCCGATCCATAGGGCCAGGTCACTTTTTTCAAGGGGCCTTTCTTCCCGCCAAACCGTTTTCCCATGTAAAGGCAGATCGATGGCCAAGAGTGTAAATACATCACCCAAAGCGCTTGCAAACTCGCTAAAATGCCTGGCACTTTCCCCGAATCCATGAAAGCAAATCAACAGCCGCGATCCTTGTCCGAACCGGGCCACATGTATTTTGCTTGCCATATGATCCAAGAATAAAGTTTCCATAATTTTAACATTCGCAATGATAATCAACTTTTGCCATTTGCTGCAATATCCTTAAATTACATTAGACCAAAAACACCAAAGATGGAGACAGCCGTAAATAACCCTTCAGCCTTAAAAGGAGCTGAATTTTTAGTTAAAAATACTTCACCTGATGCCGTGTTTATCCCGGAAGATTTTTCTGAAGAACAGGTGATGATCAAAGATATGGCAGAGCAATTTATCGATAAAGAAGTAAAACCGGTGTTGGATCGTATCGATAAACTGGAAGAAGGTTTGATGCCTTCCTTGCTGGATAAGGCTGGTGAACAAGGATTGCTGGGTGCGGCATTCCCGGAAGAACTCGGCGGTCTAGGTAAGGACTTCATCACGGCTACATTGATCAACGAAGCGCTCGGCGCCGGGCATTCATTCTCCGTTGCAATGGCCGCGCATACCGGTATCGGCTCTTTGCCCATCTTGTATTTCGGCACCGAAGAACAAAAACAAAAATATATACCCAAGCTGGCCTCCGGCGAGATGAAAGGGGCATATGCACTTACGGAACCTAACAGCGGATCCGACGCTTTGAGTGCCAAAACAACCGCGAAGTTGTCTGATGATGGCAAATTTTATTTAATCAATGGACAAAAAGCCTGGATTACCAACTCCGGCTTTGCCGATGTGTTTACCGTTTTTGCTAAGATTGACGGCGAAAAATTCACCGCTTTTATAGTTGATAAGGATACCCCGGGATTTACCTTGGGTGCAGAAGAACACAAGATGGGCATCAAGGGATCATCTACCCGCCAAATTTATTTCCAGGATGCAAAAGTTCCGGCCGAAAATGTACTTGGAGAAATCGGGAAAGGACATTTAATCGCTTTCAATATACTAAATATCGGTAGGCTGAAATTATGTGCTGCCGCTTTAGGTGGGGCCAAGGATTGTATTGATATATCCGTTCAATACGCGGCTACCCGCGAACAATTCAAACAACCGATCGCAAATTTCGGCGCTATCAAACATAAGCTAGCAGAGATGGCTAT includes the following:
- a CDS encoding acyl-CoA dehydrogenase family protein, which translates into the protein METAVNNPSALKGAEFLVKNTSPDAVFIPEDFSEEQVMIKDMAEQFIDKEVKPVLDRIDKLEEGLMPSLLDKAGEQGLLGAAFPEELGGLGKDFITATLINEALGAGHSFSVAMAAHTGIGSLPILYFGTEEQKQKYIPKLASGEMKGAYALTEPNSGSDALSAKTTAKLSDDGKFYLINGQKAWITNSGFADVFTVFAKIDGEKFTAFIVDKDTPGFTLGAEEHKMGIKGSSTRQIYFQDAKVPAENVLGEIGKGHLIAFNILNIGRLKLCAAALGGAKDCIDISVQYAATREQFKQPIANFGAIKHKLAEMAIRTWSCESALYRTAQLIDQKEKELLESGKAFNEALLGAAEEYAVECAMLKVNGSEVLDFVVDEGVQIHGGNGFSDEYVISKAYRDSRINRIFEGTNEINRLLTLDMTLKRAMKGKIDLMKPAMEVMNELMSIPDFGNDDEGPFAKEQKAIAQFKKAILMTAGAAAQKLMMQLETEQEILMNIADMAIETFVAESALLRLMKLNATKGEPSSGLLADIVRVYITDAADKINKSGKDAINGFAEGDEQRMMLLGLKRFTKVEPFNTKDARRRIADKMIESQKYIF